A stretch of Natronospira bacteriovora DNA encodes these proteins:
- the nusB gene encoding transcription antitermination factor NusB: MMDSREIAQRRSKARHLAVQALYQWQISDTDSADLLAQFHQDEGMAKAEGEYFDAIIRGCLADTAALKGIFDAFLDRPEVQLDPVERAILLVGTWEMRERLDVPWRVVLDEAVSLAHRFGAEDSHRFINAVLDKASVELRAVERKAAGKS, encoded by the coding sequence ATGATGGATTCCCGGGAAATTGCACAGCGCCGCAGCAAGGCCCGGCACCTGGCGGTGCAGGCCCTTTACCAGTGGCAGATATCCGACACCGACAGTGCCGATCTGCTGGCCCAGTTCCATCAGGACGAGGGCATGGCCAAGGCCGAGGGCGAGTATTTCGACGCCATCATCCGTGGCTGCCTGGCGGATACCGCTGCCCTGAAGGGCATCTTCGACGCCTTCCTGGATCGCCCGGAAGTCCAGCTGGACCCGGTGGAGCGGGCCATCCTGCTGGTGGGTACCTGGGAGATGCGCGAGCGCCTGGATGTGCCCTGGCGGGTGGTGCTGGACGAGGCCGTCTCCCTGGCCCATCGCTTCGGGGCCGAGGACAGCCACCGTTTCATCAACGCGGTGCTGGACAAGGCCTCGGTGGAGCTGCGCGCCGTGGAACGCAAGGCAGCTGGAAAATCGTGA
- the ribH gene encoding 6,7-dimethyl-8-ribityllumazine synthase: MNDIKTIEGDMVISKARFAILVARFNGFLVERLLEGAVDALKRHGAAESDIEVIRVPGAWELPVAAHHVARAGKHDAIIALGCVIRGATPHFDYVCGECARGLGRVSDDSGLPVSFGVLTVDTIEQAVERSGTKAGNKGVEAATAAIEMVNVLRKIDGK; the protein is encoded by the coding sequence ATGAATGACATCAAAACCATCGAAGGTGACATGGTCATCAGCAAGGCCCGCTTCGCCATACTCGTGGCCCGCTTCAACGGCTTCCTGGTGGAGCGCCTGCTGGAAGGAGCCGTGGATGCCCTCAAGCGTCATGGAGCCGCCGAGTCGGATATCGAGGTGATTCGCGTGCCGGGGGCCTGGGAGCTGCCGGTGGCGGCGCATCATGTGGCCCGGGCGGGCAAGCATGACGCCATCATCGCCCTGGGCTGCGTGATCCGTGGCGCCACGCCCCATTTCGATTATGTCTGCGGTGAATGTGCCCGCGGCCTGGGTCGGGTATCGGATGACAGCGGCCTGCCGGTGAGCTTCGGCGTGCTCACGGTGGATACCATCGAACAGGCGGTGGAACGGTCGGGCACCAAGGCCGGCAACAAGGGCGTCGAGGCGGCCACGGCAGCTATCGAGATGGTCAACGTTCTGCGCAAGATCGACGGCAAATGA
- the ribBA gene encoding bifunctional 3,4-dihydroxy-2-butanone-4-phosphate synthase/GTP cyclohydrolase II, producing the protein MAFNSIEEIIDDLRAGKMVIMVDDEDRENEGDLMMLSEKVSSEDINFMARYGRGLICVTMTRERCQQLRLPLMVSENDASFGTNFTVSIEAAEGVTTGISAHDRARTVQVAVDPESRPEDLVQPGHIFPIMAQPGGVLTRAGHTEAGCDLGRLAGGIPSCTIVEILNEDGTMARRPDLEKFAAEHGLKIGTIADLIRHRMDIEHTVERIYSRKVPTEFGEFDLHAYEDHLHKTVHVALTRGDIRPDTPTPVRVHLQDTLGDVVGIQWKSMGWPLRNAMRRIADDGGVLVILRPEDNPRDLIERLQHGPDMPEPDEAPGEDGATVLRTYGIGAQILADLGVKKMKVLSAPKRMQGISGFGLEVVEYVGVGDK; encoded by the coding sequence ATGGCTTTCAACAGCATCGAAGAGATCATTGATGATCTGCGTGCCGGCAAGATGGTCATCATGGTGGATGACGAAGACCGGGAGAACGAGGGCGACCTGATGATGCTCTCGGAAAAGGTTAGCTCCGAGGACATCAACTTCATGGCCCGCTACGGCCGGGGGCTGATCTGCGTGACCATGACCCGGGAGCGCTGCCAGCAACTGCGTCTGCCACTGATGGTGAGTGAGAACGATGCCTCCTTCGGCACCAACTTCACCGTCTCCATCGAGGCCGCCGAAGGCGTGACCACGGGCATCTCCGCCCATGATCGTGCCCGCACCGTACAGGTGGCTGTGGACCCGGAATCACGCCCGGAAGACCTGGTCCAGCCCGGCCACATCTTTCCCATCATGGCCCAGCCCGGTGGCGTGCTGACCCGCGCCGGTCATACCGAGGCCGGCTGTGACCTGGGGCGCCTGGCTGGCGGCATTCCTTCCTGCACCATTGTCGAGATTCTCAACGAAGACGGCACCATGGCCCGCCGGCCGGATCTGGAGAAGTTCGCCGCCGAACACGGCCTCAAGATCGGCACCATTGCCGATCTCATTCGCCATCGCATGGATATCGAACACACGGTGGAGCGAATCTACAGCCGCAAGGTACCCACCGAGTTTGGCGAGTTCGATCTGCACGCCTATGAAGACCACCTGCACAAGACCGTGCATGTGGCCCTGACCCGGGGCGACATCCGCCCGGACACGCCGACCCCGGTGCGTGTGCACCTCCAGGACACCCTGGGGGATGTGGTGGGCATCCAGTGGAAATCCATGGGCTGGCCCCTGCGCAATGCCATGCGCCGGATCGCCGACGACGGCGGCGTGCTGGTCATCCTGCGCCCGGAGGACAACCCCCGGGATCTGATCGAGCGCCTTCAGCACGGCCCCGACATGCCGGAACCGGACGAAGCCCCGGGCGAGGACGGCGCCACCGTGCTGCGAACCTATGGCATCGGCGCCCAGATCCTCGCCGACCTGGGCGTGAAGAAGATGAAAGTGCTCTCTGCCCCCAAACGGATGCAGGGGATCTCCGGCTTCGGGCTGGAGGTGGTGGAGTATGTTGGCGTGGGCGACAAGTAA